The Thermodesulfobacteriota bacterium genomic sequence GCAGACACCTTTTCTGCTATAGCTGCATTTATAAACTGATTAATGGACATCTTATCTTGCTTTGCCAATGCTTTGACTTTCTTGTGAAGCGACTCTGGCAGTCTTAAACTGATGGTGTTCATAATTTCTCCCCTATCATGGCCTATTATCATGATAAACAAAATGGCGATAAGCAAATTTTGGGAAAGGGTTGACATCGGCACAATATCATAATTAGGCATAAGTAGGGAGTGTTTCAGGTTAGAAGGATTCGGACGCTTACCACTCAACCGAAACCGAGACAAAGTTCTTCTAGTGACTAATTCTATCGAGAACCTAAAAACGCATAAAGCCAGAATCTAGTCTAGGTTCGACCTGGAATCCGAAGTTGAAATACCTTTCTCATCAATAGATTCGAGGTGTATCTCCATTGCCTCCCTAATTATGTCCAGTATTTCCTCTTTCGTCTTTCCTGCCGCTACAAAGCCGGACAAATCGGTGATGTACAACTCGTAGTTGTTTCCCACCTTGTTTAATAACATA encodes the following:
- a CDS encoding DUF6290 family protein, encoding MNTISLRLPESLHKKVKALAKQDKMSINQFINAAIAEKVSALLTKAYLEERAKRGSKKKFQKALSKVKDTEPDEGDKL
- a CDS encoding type II toxin-antitoxin system HicB family antitoxin, with the translated sequence MKHSMLLNKVGNNYELYITDLSGFVAAGKTKEEILDIIREAMEIHLESIDEKGISTSDSRSNLD